One region of Mycolicibacterium lutetiense genomic DNA includes:
- a CDS encoding NAD(P)H-dependent flavin oxidoreductase yields the protein MGKLKTPLTELVGIEHPVVQTGMGWVAGARLVAATSNAGGLGILASATMTLEELQTAVTKVKAATDKPFGINMRADAGDAGARVDLLIREGVKVASFALAPKPELITKLKDAGVVVIPSVGAAKHAKKVAGWGADAVIVQGGEGGGHTGPVATTLLLPSVLDAVKDTGMPVIAAGGFFDGRGLAAALSYGAAGVAMGTRFLLTSDSTVPDTVKERYLQAALDGTVVSTRVDGMPHRVLRTGLVEKLESGSGVRSLAAAVSNAQKFKKYSGMSWLSIAKDGLAMREGKELTWSQIVMKANTAMLLKAGLVDGNTDAGVLASGQVAGIINDLPSCAELVEKIVDDAVAHLQSASGYIQ from the coding sequence GTGGGCAAGCTCAAGACACCGCTCACCGAACTGGTCGGCATCGAGCATCCCGTCGTCCAGACCGGGATGGGCTGGGTGGCCGGTGCACGACTGGTCGCCGCAACCTCCAATGCCGGCGGGCTCGGCATCCTGGCGTCGGCAACGATGACGCTCGAGGAACTGCAGACCGCCGTCACCAAGGTCAAGGCAGCCACCGACAAGCCCTTCGGCATCAACATGCGTGCCGATGCGGGCGATGCCGGTGCGCGCGTCGACCTCCTGATCCGCGAAGGAGTCAAAGTCGCCTCCTTCGCTCTAGCTCCCAAGCCTGAGCTGATCACCAAGCTGAAAGATGCCGGCGTCGTGGTGATTCCGTCGGTGGGTGCGGCCAAGCACGCCAAGAAGGTGGCCGGCTGGGGTGCGGACGCGGTGATCGTGCAGGGCGGTGAGGGCGGTGGCCACACCGGTCCCGTCGCCACCACTCTGCTGCTGCCCTCGGTGCTCGACGCAGTCAAGGACACCGGCATGCCGGTGATCGCGGCCGGCGGTTTCTTCGACGGCCGCGGCCTGGCCGCCGCACTGTCTTACGGTGCGGCCGGGGTTGCCATGGGAACCCGATTCCTGCTGACCTCGGATTCCACCGTGCCCGACACCGTCAAGGAGCGGTACCTGCAGGCCGCACTCGACGGCACCGTGGTGTCCACCCGGGTCGACGGCATGCCGCACCGGGTGCTGCGTACCGGCCTGGTCGAGAAGCTCGAAAGCGGCTCAGGGGTGCGCAGCCTCGCCGCTGCGGTCAGCAACGCCCAGAAGTTCAAGAAGTACTCGGGGATGTCCTGGCTGTCGATCGCCAAGGACGGCCTCGCGATGCGCGAGGGTAAAGAACTCACCTGGTCGCAGATCGTCATGAAGGCCAATACCGCGATGCTGCTGAAAGCCGGTCTGGTGGACGGCAATACCGACGCCGGCGTGCTGGCCTCGGGCCAGGTGGCGGGCATCATCAACGATCTGCCGTCGTGTGCCGAGTTGGTCGAGAAGATCGTCGACGACGCCGTCGCGCACCTGCAGTCGGCGTCAGGCTACATCCAGTAG
- the ipdB gene encoding cholesterol ring-cleaving hydrolase subunit IpdB, producing the protein MIAVTRAEVCAIACAELFRDAGEIMASPMTTVVQIGARLARLTFSPDILLTDGEARILADTPAIGAPFAVEGWMPFNRVFETLAWGKRHVVMGANQIDRYGNQNLSAFGPIQQPTRQMFGVRGAPGNSINHATSYFVGNHSKRVFTESVDIVSGIGWDKINFNNDGNPENPAYRFANVYQVVSNLGVFDFNGPEHQMRAVSLHPGVDAQQVADNTTFEVHGLEAAGETRLPTDEELTLLREVIDPKSLRDKEVKAVEAK; encoded by the coding sequence GTGATTGCCGTGACCCGTGCCGAGGTGTGTGCCATCGCCTGCGCCGAACTGTTCCGCGACGCCGGCGAGATCATGGCCAGCCCGATGACCACCGTCGTCCAGATCGGTGCCCGCCTGGCCCGGCTGACCTTCTCCCCCGACATCCTGCTGACCGACGGTGAAGCCCGGATCCTGGCCGATACCCCGGCGATCGGCGCCCCCTTCGCCGTCGAGGGCTGGATGCCGTTCAACCGGGTCTTCGAGACCCTGGCCTGGGGCAAGCGCCATGTGGTGATGGGCGCCAACCAGATCGACCGCTACGGCAACCAGAACCTGTCGGCGTTCGGCCCGATCCAGCAGCCGACCCGCCAGATGTTCGGTGTCCGCGGCGCGCCCGGCAACAGCATCAACCACGCCACCAGCTACTTCGTCGGTAATCACTCCAAGCGGGTGTTCACCGAATCGGTGGATATCGTCTCCGGAATCGGCTGGGACAAAATCAATTTCAACAACGACGGCAATCCGGAGAACCCGGCCTACCGGTTCGCCAACGTCTACCAGGTGGTGTCGAACCTGGGTGTGTTCGACTTCAACGGCCCCGAGCACCAGATGCGTGCCGTGTCGCTGCACCCGGGCGTCGACGCTCAGCAGGTCGCGGACAACACGACCTTTGAGGTGCACGGCTTGGAGGCTGCCGGCGAGACCCGTCTGCCGACCGACGAGGAGCTCACGCTCCTGCGCGAGGTCATCGATCCGAAGTCGTTGCGCGACAAGGAAGTGAAAGCAGTCGAGGCGAAATAG
- the ipdA gene encoding cholesterol ring-cleaving hydrolase subunit IpdA encodes MTDKRTTLDEAVASIESGMTIGIGGWGSRRKPMAFVRALLRTDVKDLTVVTYGGPDLGLLCSADKVKRAYYGFVSLDSPPFYDPWFAKSRTTGAIEAREMDEGMLRCGLQAAAQRLPFLPIRAGLGSDVRTFWGDELKTVKSPYPTGEHYEELIAMPALNLDAAFVHMNLGDAKGNAAYTGIDPYFDDLFLMSAQRRFLSVERVVSTEELVKAVPTQALLINRMMVDSVVEAPGGAHFTTNEPDYRRDEKFQRHYAEAAGSEETWAEFVKTYLSGSEADYQAAVRKFKQDQEASK; translated from the coding sequence ATGACAGACAAGCGGACAACTCTCGACGAGGCAGTCGCCTCGATCGAAAGCGGAATGACGATCGGCATCGGTGGCTGGGGCTCGCGGCGCAAGCCGATGGCCTTCGTGCGCGCCCTGCTGCGTACCGACGTCAAAGACCTGACCGTGGTCACCTACGGCGGTCCCGACCTCGGCCTGCTGTGCTCGGCAGACAAGGTCAAGCGCGCCTACTACGGCTTCGTGTCGCTGGACTCGCCGCCGTTCTACGACCCCTGGTTCGCCAAGTCCCGCACCACCGGCGCGATCGAGGCCCGTGAGATGGATGAGGGCATGCTGCGCTGCGGCCTGCAGGCTGCCGCCCAGCGGCTGCCGTTCCTGCCGATCCGCGCCGGACTCGGTAGCGACGTCCGCACGTTCTGGGGCGACGAGCTCAAGACCGTGAAATCCCCCTACCCGACCGGCGAGCACTACGAGGAGCTCATCGCGATGCCTGCGCTGAACCTCGACGCGGCCTTCGTGCACATGAATCTCGGTGACGCCAAGGGCAATGCCGCCTACACCGGTATCGATCCCTACTTCGACGATCTGTTCCTGATGTCGGCACAGCGTCGCTTCCTTTCGGTGGAGCGCGTGGTGTCCACCGAGGAACTGGTCAAGGCCGTTCCGACACAGGCCCTGCTGATCAACCGGATGATGGTCGATTCCGTGGTCGAGGCTCCGGGCGGTGCGCACTTCACCACCAACGAGCCCGATTACCGGCGCGACGAGAAGTTCCAGCGCCACTACGCCGAGGCCGCCGGCTCCGAGGAGACCTGGGCCGAGTTCGTCAAGACGTACCTGTCCGGTAGCGAGGCCGATTACCAGGCAGCCGTGCGGAAGTTCAAGCAAGATCAGGAGGCCAGCAAGTGA
- the echA20 gene encoding (7aS)-7a-methyl-1,5-dioxo-2,3,5,6,7,7a-hexahydro-1H-indene-carboxyl-CoA hydrolase, producing MTITTKTVEPGIVSVTVNYPPVNAIPSAGWFELGDAITAAGRDRSTHVVILRAEGRGFNAGVDIKEMQNTEGFGALIDANRGCYHAFKAVYECEVPVVAAVNGFCVGGGIGLVGNADVIVASDDAKFGLPEVERGALGAATHLSRLVPQHLMRRLFFTAATVPAETLHHFGSVHEVVPREDLDESALRVARDIASKDTRVIRAAKEALNFIDVQPVNARYRMEQGFTFELNLSGVSDEHRDAFAGTEKRSK from the coding sequence ATGACGATCACCACCAAGACAGTCGAGCCGGGCATCGTCTCGGTCACCGTCAACTACCCGCCCGTCAACGCCATCCCGTCGGCAGGCTGGTTCGAACTCGGCGATGCGATCACCGCAGCCGGCCGCGACCGCAGCACCCACGTGGTGATCCTGCGTGCCGAGGGCCGCGGATTCAACGCCGGCGTCGACATCAAGGAGATGCAAAACACCGAGGGATTCGGCGCGCTCATCGACGCCAACCGGGGCTGCTACCACGCCTTCAAGGCGGTGTACGAGTGCGAGGTTCCCGTCGTCGCGGCCGTCAACGGCTTCTGCGTGGGCGGCGGGATCGGCCTGGTCGGCAACGCCGACGTGATCGTCGCCTCCGATGACGCCAAGTTCGGCCTCCCCGAAGTAGAACGTGGAGCGTTGGGTGCCGCCACTCACCTGTCCCGCCTGGTCCCCCAGCACCTGATGCGTCGGCTGTTCTTCACCGCCGCAACCGTTCCCGCCGAGACGCTGCACCACTTCGGTTCGGTGCACGAGGTGGTTCCGCGTGAGGATCTCGACGAGTCGGCGCTGCGCGTCGCCCGCGACATCGCCAGCAAGGACACCCGGGTGATCCGCGCCGCGAAGGAGGCGCTGAACTTCATCGACGTGCAGCCCGTCAACGCGCGCTACCGCATGGAGCAGGGTTTCACCTTCGAACTCAACCTGTCCGGTGTGTCCGACGAGCACCGTGACGCGTTCGCCGGAACCGAGAAGCGATCCAAATGA
- a CDS encoding SDR family oxidoreductase: MTDTPEAGAINLGLTGKVVLVTGGVRGVGAGISAVFAGQGATVVTCARRRVEGLPYEFHSCDVRDDESVAAMIAAIVAKHGRLDVVVNNAGGSPYVAAADASAKFSTKIIELNLLGPLSVSQHANAVMQKQETGGSIVNISSVSAHRPTPGTAAYGAAKAGIDNLTTTLAVEWAPKVRVNSVVVGMVETEQSELFYGDAESVAAVAATVPLGRLAKPADIGWAAAFLTSPAASYISGAALQVHGGGEPPNYLDASSANKGA; the protein is encoded by the coding sequence GTGACCGATACGCCAGAAGCTGGTGCCATCAATTTGGGTTTGACCGGCAAGGTGGTCCTGGTGACCGGCGGGGTGCGCGGAGTCGGCGCGGGAATCAGCGCGGTTTTCGCCGGTCAGGGCGCCACCGTGGTGACCTGCGCACGCCGTCGGGTTGAGGGGCTGCCCTACGAATTCCACAGCTGCGACGTCCGCGATGACGAATCGGTGGCCGCCATGATCGCGGCCATCGTGGCCAAGCACGGTCGGCTGGACGTCGTGGTGAATAACGCCGGTGGATCGCCGTACGTCGCAGCCGCCGATGCGTCCGCCAAGTTCAGCACCAAGATCATCGAACTCAACCTGCTCGGGCCGCTCTCGGTCTCCCAGCACGCGAACGCCGTGATGCAGAAGCAGGAGACCGGCGGTTCGATCGTCAACATCTCCAGCGTCAGCGCACACCGGCCGACCCCGGGCACCGCCGCCTATGGTGCGGCCAAGGCCGGCATCGACAACCTGACCACCACGTTGGCCGTCGAATGGGCACCCAAGGTGCGGGTGAACTCCGTGGTCGTCGGCATGGTCGAGACTGAACAGTCCGAACTGTTCTACGGCGACGCCGAGTCGGTGGCCGCGGTGGCTGCTACTGTCCCGCTCGGCCGGCTGGCCAAGCCTGCCGATATCGGTTGGGCTGCAGCATTTTTGACGTCGCCGGCCGCCTCTTACATCAGTGGTGCAGCTTTGCAGGTCCATGGCGGTGGCGAACCGCCGAACTACCTCGACGCCTCAAGCGCGAACAAAGGCGCGTAG
- a CDS encoding SDR family oxidoreductase — protein sequence MTLLDGRVVIVTGAGGGIGREHALAFAAEGARVVVNDIGVGLDGSAAGGGSAAQNVVDEIVAAGGEAVTSGANVADWAQAEGLIQTAVDSFGGLDVLVNNAGIVRDRMFANATEEEFDAVTAVHLKGHFATMKHAAAYWRAQSKAGNTVDARIINTSSAAGLQGSVGQATYSASKAGIAALTLVAAAEMGRYGVTANAIAPSARTRMTETVFADMMATQDDAFDAMAAENISPLVVWLGSVESKGVTGKTFEIEGGKIRVAEGWAHGPQIDKGAKWDPAELGPVVNDLLAKARTAVPVYGA from the coding sequence ATGACATTGCTCGACGGCCGCGTGGTTATCGTGACGGGTGCCGGTGGCGGTATCGGACGTGAGCATGCGCTCGCGTTCGCCGCCGAAGGTGCCCGCGTCGTGGTCAACGACATCGGGGTGGGCCTGGACGGTTCGGCCGCCGGCGGCGGCAGCGCCGCGCAGAACGTGGTCGACGAGATCGTCGCTGCCGGAGGCGAAGCCGTCACCAGCGGTGCCAACGTCGCCGACTGGGCGCAGGCCGAGGGCCTCATCCAGACCGCCGTCGATTCCTTCGGCGGCCTCGACGTGCTGGTCAACAACGCCGGCATCGTGCGCGACCGGATGTTCGCCAACGCCACCGAAGAGGAATTCGATGCCGTCACCGCCGTGCATCTCAAGGGGCATTTCGCCACCATGAAGCACGCCGCGGCCTACTGGCGCGCACAGTCCAAGGCGGGCAACACCGTTGACGCCCGCATCATCAACACCAGCTCCGCCGCGGGCCTGCAGGGCAGCGTCGGCCAGGCCACCTACAGCGCCTCCAAGGCCGGCATCGCCGCGCTCACGCTGGTGGCTGCCGCCGAGATGGGTCGCTACGGCGTCACCGCGAATGCGATTGCGCCGTCGGCTCGTACCCGGATGACCGAGACCGTGTTCGCCGACATGATGGCCACCCAGGACGATGCCTTCGACGCCATGGCTGCGGAGAACATCTCACCGCTGGTGGTGTGGCTGGGCAGCGTCGAGTCAAAGGGCGTCACCGGCAAGACATTCGAGATCGAGGGCGGCAAGATCCGCGTCGCCGAGGGCTGGGCCCACGGACCGCAGATCGACAAGGGCGCCAAGTGGGATCCCGCCGAGCTGGGCCCGGTCGTCAACGACCTGCTGGCCAAGGCGCGCACCGCGGTTCCCGTCTACGGCGCGTAG
- a CDS encoding histidine phosphatase family protein, translating into MNRRRGDAPASRIRSLLGGVALAFLAFFLAMPVAHAAETMRVTFIRHGESAGNASGNIDTSTPGPVLTEKGQQQARDIAAKLGDNNYDGIYASTMVRTQLTAAPMSQYLGMPIQVIDGIQEIPAGVFEGTPESGAQGGYGLYPIGWTFPGVIPQIPESMFNKGTFMPGTTENGYSFDARVDGALQTIYDNGDRNAVVFSHGGTIMFWTMMNVNNLTVMEKLQLLQSAQLDNTDYVVIEGNNEDGWTLVNWNGQQFSPEPTFGHEMGLQLRTLSRQLTAAADQVKAAFQTGDITKIATAISHSVADASFSVTKFNRAISAQIIKRVLPPAQTATDQLQEKVSTEVENMKTAVDTNVVSHRLASAPKASAPESSPASAPAGSDEKVSAAKEPEAAASVGSPVRAKAEEALDRIVKPRGATDLSDGNKALPGVTKSLTRNGERVKTAVEDTQDQVSASIKKIGDAVKKATGQTGKAKADTGAADNKDTGSKDAA; encoded by the coding sequence ATGAACCGCCGTAGAGGTGACGCGCCGGCGTCACGGATTCGAAGTCTTCTAGGGGGTGTCGCCCTGGCATTCCTTGCATTTTTCCTGGCGATGCCCGTCGCCCATGCTGCAGAGACCATGCGCGTGACGTTCATCCGTCACGGCGAGTCGGCGGGCAATGCCTCCGGGAATATCGACACGTCGACACCCGGTCCGGTGCTCACCGAGAAGGGGCAGCAGCAGGCACGTGACATCGCCGCCAAGCTGGGCGACAACAACTACGACGGCATCTACGCGTCGACGATGGTGCGGACCCAGCTGACCGCGGCGCCCATGTCGCAGTACCTGGGCATGCCGATCCAGGTGATCGACGGCATCCAGGAGATCCCGGCCGGCGTCTTCGAGGGAACGCCGGAGTCTGGCGCCCAGGGCGGGTACGGCCTGTATCCGATCGGGTGGACGTTCCCGGGCGTCATCCCCCAGATCCCCGAGTCGATGTTCAACAAGGGCACGTTCATGCCGGGCACCACCGAGAACGGATACTCGTTCGACGCCAGGGTCGACGGTGCGCTGCAGACCATCTATGACAACGGCGATCGCAACGCTGTGGTGTTCTCGCACGGCGGAACCATCATGTTCTGGACGATGATGAACGTGAACAACCTCACCGTGATGGAGAAGCTCCAACTGCTGCAGTCAGCTCAGTTGGACAACACCGATTACGTGGTCATCGAGGGCAACAACGAAGACGGCTGGACCCTGGTGAACTGGAACGGCCAGCAGTTCAGCCCTGAACCGACCTTCGGGCACGAGATGGGCCTTCAACTTCGAACGTTGTCCCGCCAGTTGACTGCCGCCGCTGATCAGGTCAAAGCGGCCTTCCAGACCGGCGACATCACGAAGATCGCGACCGCGATCAGCCACAGCGTGGCCGACGCATCCTTCTCGGTGACCAAGTTCAACCGGGCGATCAGCGCACAGATCATCAAGCGGGTCCTTCCCCCGGCGCAGACCGCCACCGACCAACTGCAGGAGAAGGTGTCCACCGAGGTGGAGAACATGAAGACCGCGGTTGACACCAACGTGGTCTCGCATCGTCTCGCGTCGGCACCGAAGGCGTCGGCACCGGAGTCATCTCCGGCGTCCGCACCTGCGGGATCGGACGAAAAGGTTTCAGCCGCCAAGGAACCGGAAGCCGCTGCGTCGGTCGGCAGCCCGGTGCGGGCGAAGGCCGAGGAGGCGCTCGACCGCATCGTCAAGCCCCGTGGCGCGACTGATCTGTCGGACGGCAACAAGGCTCTGCCGGGGGTGACGAAGTCGCTCACCCGAAACGGCGAACGGGTCAAGACCGCGGTCGAGGACACCCAGGACCAGGTGTCGGCGTCGATCAAGAAAATCGGCGATGCCGTCAAGAAGGCCACCGGCCAAACCGGCAAGGCCAAGGCCGACACGGGCGCCGCTGACAACAAGGATACCGGCAGCAAGGACGCCGCCTAA
- a CDS encoding histidine phosphatase family protein, protein MQRPTRRRAAGAAATTLTACSLFAAATLPAAAMTVTFIRHAESQGNASGYIDTNTPGPHLTNDQVNQNGGATGEEQAQAWANGQTADAFDALYASTMIRTQETAKPFADKSGLNVTILGAFDPDHPQQNSGVQEISAGIFEGLPESEGIGRIGYILAPLAWTMGLQFIPVPGGETGLEFNERVTNALTQVESDTEDTNGDGKIDAAVFSHGATIMMWTMMNVDNPNLMLIVQHPLNNTDTVVVEKNDDGSWTLKEWAGEEVGAANYPTQMFVNVRDLIVAPQKAVYNMRIPVLSLDAQGIVTTGAQGVQDVAQAGVKFVKDSVTDTVNAITGIPGSIGQSTSQVSKVSTLNVAADNDNPAVGDLAEGAKTAVENVTEGATTEVKKVTESVKPTTPTVRATNGATKLTDGNKAEPGKAVSAVRDRVNRATDDVRGEVESSARQARETVKKLTSAVKTGKADKSDDSKPKQKTKDAA, encoded by the coding sequence ATGCAACGACCCACTCGACGCCGGGCCGCCGGTGCCGCCGCAACAACCCTGACGGCATGTTCTCTGTTCGCCGCCGCGACCCTGCCCGCCGCGGCGATGACCGTGACGTTCATCCGGCACGCCGAGTCGCAGGGCAACGCCTCCGGCTACATCGACACCAACACCCCGGGGCCTCATCTCACCAACGATCAGGTGAACCAGAACGGCGGCGCGACCGGCGAGGAGCAGGCGCAGGCCTGGGCCAATGGCCAGACCGCCGACGCGTTCGACGCGCTCTACGCCTCGACCATGATTCGCACCCAGGAGACCGCCAAGCCGTTCGCCGACAAGAGCGGACTGAACGTCACGATCCTGGGCGCGTTCGACCCGGACCACCCGCAGCAGAACTCCGGTGTGCAGGAGATCAGTGCCGGCATCTTCGAGGGCCTGCCCGAAAGTGAAGGGATCGGCCGCATCGGCTACATCCTCGCTCCCCTGGCGTGGACAATGGGCCTGCAATTCATCCCGGTCCCCGGCGGCGAGACCGGCCTGGAGTTCAACGAGCGCGTGACGAATGCCCTCACTCAGGTCGAGTCGGATACCGAAGACACCAATGGCGACGGCAAGATCGACGCCGCGGTGTTCTCGCACGGCGCGACGATCATGATGTGGACGATGATGAACGTCGACAACCCGAACCTGATGTTGATCGTGCAGCATCCGTTGAACAACACCGACACGGTGGTCGTGGAGAAGAACGACGACGGCAGCTGGACCCTCAAGGAATGGGCCGGCGAAGAAGTCGGCGCGGCCAACTACCCGACACAGATGTTCGTCAATGTGCGCGACCTGATCGTGGCGCCGCAGAAGGCGGTCTACAACATGCGCATTCCGGTTCTCTCGCTGGATGCGCAGGGCATCGTCACCACGGGTGCGCAGGGCGTCCAGGACGTCGCCCAGGCCGGGGTCAAATTCGTCAAGGACTCGGTGACCGACACCGTCAACGCCATCACCGGCATCCCCGGCTCGATCGGCCAGTCGACGTCGCAGGTGTCGAAGGTCAGCACCCTCAACGTCGCCGCGGACAATGACAACCCGGCGGTGGGCGACCTCGCCGAGGGCGCCAAGACCGCCGTCGAGAATGTCACCGAGGGCGCCACCACGGAGGTCAAGAAGGTCACCGAATCGGTCAAGCCCACGACCCCCACCGTCCGTGCCACCAACGGTGCAACCAAGTTGACCGACGGCAACAAGGCAGAGCCGGGTAAGGCGGTCTCCGCGGTTCGCGACCGGGTCAACCGGGCCACGGACGACGTGCGCGGCGAGGTCGAGTCCTCTGCCCGGCAGGCCCGCGAGACCGTCAAAAAGCTCACCAGTGCCGTCAAGACCGGCAAGGCTGACAAGTCCGACGACAGCAAGCCCAAGCAGAAGACCAAGGACGCCGCGTGA